The following proteins come from a genomic window of Nostoc sp. ATCC 53789:
- a CDS encoding IS66 family transposase: MEKNLPLKLDTETLKQLEKEQLVEMLMEQAKAIEQLKSRVIELESVIEKLKVSRDLDSTTSSKPPSADILKKTEKKLEDEAGESETPKRKPGGQPGHRGKTRKGFGRVDRFEILRPQVCFCCGQKEFSNEPIKIETQQVAQLVERPIEIVEYQRHTCICSECGSKQTADWSPEIVPGQDIGIRLQAFLGWINNYGHLPYEKQQELLWELGEIEIGVGTLVATNERIDGAVAQSIDNLKEWIKQTQPNIHSDETPWVIKGVKEWLWIFANTDFALFHAADTRSRAELEAILGSSYSGVLSSDDFSAYNGYPVKAQQKCQAHLRRHFKKLILIPGLNNKEIGSAFVSLIDEGFKNYALFQQTKNIDEFWSWASEFKIKVESSIHSWIDKAGGEAGKLLRSLRNKAHQWWYFLDHPDIPPDNNLAERTLRLAVTKRKVSGGSRSMKRFQDTANLLTVIQTCRRQGRSVIEFFDQAIKAMVNSSVQTPSLIPLV, from the coding sequence ATGGAAAAAAACCTGCCACTAAAACTAGACACTGAAACCCTAAAACAGTTGGAGAAAGAGCAACTGGTAGAGATGCTTATGGAGCAGGCAAAAGCTATAGAACAGCTAAAATCCAGAGTAATAGAACTAGAATCTGTAATAGAGAAACTCAAAGTTAGTAGAGACTTAGACAGCACAACATCATCAAAACCACCGTCGGCAGACATCCTCAAAAAAACCGAGAAAAAACTTGAAGATGAAGCAGGGGAGAGTGAAACGCCAAAACGGAAACCAGGAGGACAGCCAGGACATCGGGGAAAAACGAGAAAGGGTTTTGGGAGAGTAGATAGGTTTGAGATATTAAGACCGCAAGTGTGTTTTTGTTGTGGTCAAAAGGAATTCAGTAACGAACCAATAAAAATAGAAACCCAGCAAGTAGCACAGTTGGTAGAAAGACCTATCGAAATCGTAGAATATCAAAGACATACCTGTATTTGCAGCGAGTGTGGGTCAAAACAAACAGCAGACTGGTCGCCAGAAATAGTACCGGGACAAGATATAGGAATCAGACTGCAAGCTTTCTTGGGATGGATAAATAATTACGGGCATTTACCATACGAGAAACAACAAGAATTGTTGTGGGAACTGGGTGAAATAGAAATTGGAGTCGGGACTTTAGTAGCCACAAATGAACGAATAGATGGTGCCGTAGCTCAAAGTATTGACAACCTTAAAGAGTGGATAAAACAAACCCAGCCGAATATCCATTCGGATGAAACACCTTGGGTAATCAAAGGGGTAAAAGAATGGTTATGGATTTTTGCCAATACCGATTTCGCTTTATTTCATGCGGCTGATACTCGTTCTCGCGCCGAATTAGAGGCAATTTTGGGTTCAAGTTACTCTGGTGTACTCAGTTCTGATGACTTTAGTGCTTATAACGGTTATCCGGTGAAAGCCCAACAGAAATGTCAGGCGCATTTACGCCGTCACTTCAAGAAACTCATCTTAATTCCTGGCTTGAATAACAAAGAGATTGGGTCAGCATTTGTCAGCCTGATAGATGAAGGTTTTAAAAACTATGCTCTCTTCCAACAAACTAAAAACATTGATGAGTTCTGGAGTTGGGCATCCGAGTTTAAAATAAAAGTTGAATCTTCCATTCATTCATGGATTGATAAAGCTGGAGGAGAAGCTGGTAAACTTTTACGCTCCTTACGTAATAAAGCTCATCAATGGTGGTATTTCTTAGACCACCCGGACATACCCCCTGATAATAATTTAGCAGAACGAACATTACGTTTAGCAGTCACAAAACGAAAAGTCAGTGGTGGTTCTCGTTCTATGAAGCGATTCCAAGATACTGCTAATTTATTGACTGTTATACAAACTTGTCGCCGTCAAGGACGCTCTGTAATTGAGTTTTTTGACCAAGCTATCAAAGCGATGGTTAACTCTTCTGTGCAGACCCCTTCTTTAATTCCTCTCGTTTAG
- a CDS encoding S-layer family protein, with protein sequence MKITFANLSLIGAIYISAIGNSNVQAQITPDGTLNTTVSGSNSYNITGGTVVSNNLFHSFSQFSIPTGGSATFSHNSNIQNIFSRITGNSISYINGSINTNSGVNLFLLNPAGIIFGANASLNVGGSFVGTTANSIQFADGNEFSTNITKSPLLTMSVPVGLQLGGNPGTISVQGVGNNSRLNPTTSVSGLTSTNGLQVLPEKTLALIGGDLVLDSSFLSAPGGRIELGSITQGSANIHLTPQALTFSYPSIGSSFGNIQMSQGAVASVRGTSPGSIQLQGKQIDLQDGSLLVVQNLGNSKAGDITVNATESLQVVGKSSDFRSSSGIVNEALLSGTAGNIVITTPTLTIDRGAIVMDRSYNSARGGNITINANAVSVGGVDPKDPSTVPIFGVLVAAAFGTKQGGDLSISTDSLSILGGANVGTRSFSSGQSGNVKVTADTVNVSSLDSPPGSLFISLLSANTFGPGDAGDLHLDTRKLSIQDGGLVSVSSVSSGNAGDLTINATESIDVRGMKDAENPSYIGAIARLFLLRTSTNINNNSTSKANAGSVTINTPKLTIRDGARVFVENEVQGDAGTLNVNANTLYLNNGSLSASTKAGQGGNINLQLRDYLLIRNGSFINAEAGAAGNGGNITINSPIILGWENSDIIANAFQGKGGNIEITTQGIFGLEYRPKLTSENDITASSQFGVNGTVNVNTIGFDPNSGLVELPVNVSDSSQKIATGCANSSGSSFVATGRGGIPQNPTQEISSDRTWSDIRDISAFHTTQPVKAQIQKPPEILVQATSWRRNAQGKIELISNQSPNQVQTALTCAATPQN encoded by the coding sequence ATGAAAATAACTTTTGCTAACTTAAGCTTAATTGGTGCAATCTACATATCTGCTATTGGTAACAGCAATGTTCAAGCGCAGATCACGCCTGATGGTACTCTCAACACCACTGTGTCTGGCAGTAATAGTTACAACATTACTGGCGGTACTGTTGTTAGCAATAATTTATTTCACAGCTTTAGCCAATTCTCTATTCCTACAGGTGGTTCTGCAACTTTCAGTCATAATTCCAACATTCAAAATATTTTTAGTCGCATCACTGGTAATAGTATTTCTTATATTAATGGTTCCATCAACACTAATAGCGGTGTTAACCTTTTCTTACTGAACCCGGCGGGGATTATATTTGGTGCAAATGCTAGCTTAAACGTTGGTGGTTCTTTTGTCGGCACAACCGCTAATAGCATCCAATTTGCTGATGGCAACGAGTTTAGCACCAACATAACTAAATCCCCATTGTTAACTATGAGTGTACCTGTAGGGTTACAACTTGGGGGCAATCCGGGAACTATTTCCGTGCAAGGAGTGGGAAATAATAGTAGATTGAACCCCACAACTTCTGTTTCTGGATTAACTAGTACAAATGGCTTGCAGGTTTTACCTGAAAAAACACTAGCTTTGATAGGTGGTGATCTCGTTCTCGATAGTAGCTTTCTTTCTGCACCAGGAGGACGAATTGAACTTGGCAGCATTACCCAAGGCAGTGCAAATATCCATCTCACGCCGCAAGCATTAACGTTTAGCTATCCAAGTATTGGCTCTAGCTTTGGTAATATCCAAATGAGTCAAGGTGCTGTTGCATCTGTACGCGGAACCAGCCCCGGTTCGATTCAACTTCAGGGTAAACAGATCGATCTTCAGGATGGTTCTTTGCTGGTAGTACAAAATTTAGGCAACAGTAAAGCAGGTGATATTACTGTTAATGCTACAGAATCGCTACAAGTAGTTGGTAAATCCTCAGATTTTCGCAGTTCCAGTGGCATAGTCAATGAAGCTCTACTATCAGGAACCGCAGGAAATATTGTGATTACAACTCCAACATTGACCATTGATCGTGGGGCAATTGTTATGGATCGTAGCTATAATTCGGCCCGTGGTGGTAACATCACAATCAATGCCAATGCAGTGTCTGTGGGTGGGGTCGATCCGAAAGATCCATCTACTGTTCCGATATTTGGTGTGCTTGTTGCTGCTGCTTTTGGAACTAAGCAAGGTGGAGATTTATCGATTTCTACTGATAGCCTTTCAATTTTGGGCGGTGCTAATGTTGGTACTAGGAGCTTTTCTAGCGGTCAGAGTGGCAATGTTAAAGTTACTGCTGATACTGTGAATGTCTCAAGTCTGGATTCTCCTCCTGGATCGCTTTTTATCAGCTTGCTATCAGCGAATACTTTTGGCCCAGGAGATGCAGGAGACTTACATTTAGATACCCGGAAATTGTCAATACAAGATGGGGGTTTAGTCTCAGTTTCGAGTGTGAGTAGTGGGAATGCTGGCGATCTTACCATTAATGCCACTGAGTCAATTGATGTTAGGGGCATGAAAGACGCAGAAAATCCTAGTTATATTGGGGCGATCGCCCGTTTATTTCTACTGAGAACTTCTACAAATATTAATAACAATAGTACCTCCAAGGCAAATGCAGGGAGTGTCACAATTAATACTCCTAAATTAACCATTCGTGATGGGGCAAGAGTTTTTGTCGAAAATGAAGTTCAAGGTGATGCAGGTACCTTAAACGTTAATGCCAATACCTTATATCTCAACAATGGTAGTCTTTCCGCATCTACAAAAGCTGGTCAAGGAGGCAATATCAATCTCCAACTCCGCGATTATTTGCTCATACGTAATGGTAGCTTCATTAATGCTGAAGCTGGTGCTGCTGGCAATGGTGGTAACATTACCATTAATTCACCTATCATTCTCGGCTGGGAAAACAGCGATATCATTGCCAATGCTTTCCAAGGTAAAGGCGGAAATATTGAAATTACAACTCAGGGGATTTTTGGTTTAGAATATCGTCCGAAACTAACATCAGAAAATGATATCACCGCCAGTTCACAATTTGGAGTGAATGGTACAGTTAACGTTAATACTATTGGTTTTGACCCCAATTCTGGTCTAGTGGAATTACCTGTGAATGTTAGTGATTCTTCCCAAAAAATCGCTACAGGATGTGCAAATAGCAGTGGTAGTAGTTTTGTCGCCACAGGTAGAGGTGGGATACCGCAAAATCCGACACAGGAAATTAGCAGCGATCGCACTTGG
- a CDS encoding carbamoylphosphate synthase large subunit: MNSKYNFHYFQGSTLSDLFAQDIIDGSYGFILNYPATASWAAYPNRKQYFIQDGSSEASKTSFDKICQKEPWKNLAVLGDRIPGIVIIPPPKALLEYWQEHLGFKHSNIEMMDCSTYLDDLSHSERFDKLITLFPFDCLKPEKHAVASDTHYRLLSKVTLEELGVQCPKYKSYNLQQVNIADIQLPQFPYLIKTSHGLSGEGTYIIKSPSDLNYCLEEIKKYLDIKLLDTIIVSEFVKNEVQNYCVQFYVNKAGEITLIGTTGQLVTPEGNYLGGIIDYGKTDMSKFFEMIANVGDYAHKQGYFGVIGFDVLENQDGQFYAIDANFRVNGSTPLCLQRHTLLRLGKEVAKYSSSYRMEGTLESILITLKPELDRKDLIILSALEKAKYGKIYTELYAIVTGETIEQMQYIEQQLQTKGLQLL, encoded by the coding sequence ATGAACTCAAAATATAACTTTCATTATTTTCAAGGGAGTACTCTTTCTGATCTGTTTGCTCAAGATATCATAGATGGATCTTATGGATTTATCTTAAATTACCCTGCAACTGCGAGTTGGGCTGCTTATCCCAACCGGAAACAATATTTTATTCAAGATGGTAGTAGTGAAGCCAGCAAAACCTCCTTCGACAAGATTTGTCAGAAAGAACCTTGGAAAAATCTGGCTGTCTTAGGCGATCGCATTCCCGGAATTGTGATTATTCCGCCACCAAAGGCCCTACTTGAATACTGGCAAGAGCATTTGGGATTCAAGCACTCCAATATTGAGATGATGGATTGCTCGACTTATCTAGACGATCTCAGCCACAGCGAACGCTTTGATAAACTCATCACTCTATTTCCTTTTGATTGTCTAAAACCTGAAAAACACGCTGTTGCTTCAGACACCCATTACCGTTTACTCAGCAAAGTAACGCTAGAAGAACTAGGGGTGCAATGTCCAAAATATAAGAGCTACAATCTGCAACAAGTCAATATCGCAGACATTCAGTTACCACAATTTCCCTACTTAATTAAAACGTCCCACGGGCTCTCAGGAGAAGGCACTTATATCATCAAAAGTCCCAGCGATCTAAACTACTGCCTTGAAGAAATTAAGAAATATCTTGATATTAAGTTGCTTGATACGATTATTGTCTCAGAGTTCGTCAAGAATGAAGTGCAGAATTACTGCGTACAGTTCTATGTCAACAAAGCCGGGGAGATAACTCTCATTGGCACTACCGGACAACTCGTCACTCCAGAAGGCAACTATTTAGGAGGAATTATTGACTACGGCAAAACTGACATGAGCAAGTTCTTTGAAATGATTGCCAACGTTGGTGATTATGCCCACAAACAGGGGTATTTCGGTGTGATTGGCTTTGATGTGCTGGAAAATCAAGACGGACAATTTTACGCGATCGATGCCAATTTCCGAGTTAATGGTTCTACTCCGTTGTGCTTGCAGCGTCATACTCTATTGCGACTGGGAAAAGAAGTAGCTAAATACTCCAGTAGCTACCGAATGGAGGGGACATTAGAATCAATTCTCATAACCTTGAAACCAGAATTAGATCGCAAAGACTTGATTATTTTATCGGCTTTAGAGAAGGCTAAATACGGAAAAATCTACACTGAACTTTATGCGATCGTTACTGGAGAAACTATCGAACAAATGCAGTATATCGAGCAGCAATTACAGACTAAGGGATTACAATTACTGTAA
- a CDS encoding transposase, giving the protein MIIIDSQAVKNTCNASVESKGFCFYKATNGIKRHLAIDTLGFPFFTHCTRANVSDDAGLIEMFTLNIDYFKSKPIDIPKITILLDHGYHPEYLTQELEQIYPEIMTKIQFQLSTKPSKQEKAAQEKSGFVPAIARWVIERSNAWMERCKILVKNFERTLVSATAKLNLCFIRLMIKRLAAPS; this is encoded by the coding sequence TTGATCATCATTGACTCCCAAGCAGTGAAAAATACCTGTAATGCCAGTGTGGAGTCGAAAGGTTTTTGTTTCTACAAAGCCACCAACGGTATTAAAAGGCATTTGGCTATTGACACCCTTGGGTTTCCCTTCTTTACGCACTGTACTCGCGCCAATGTCTCGGATGATGCCGGATTAATTGAGATGTTTACTCTCAACATCGACTACTTCAAGTCAAAACCTATCGATATTCCCAAGATCACTATCCTGCTAGATCATGGGTATCACCCAGAATACTTGACTCAGGAGTTAGAGCAGATTTACCCAGAGATCATGACCAAAATTCAGTTTCAACTTTCTACGAAACCCTCAAAACAAGAGAAAGCGGCACAAGAAAAATCTGGATTTGTTCCGGCAATAGCCAGATGGGTAATTGAACGCTCCAATGCTTGGATGGAGCGCTGTAAAATTCTGGTTAAGAACTTTGAACGAACCCTCGTTAGTGCCACTGCCAAACTCAATCTCTGTTTCATCAGGCTAATGATTAAGAGGCTTGCAGCACCTTCTTAG
- a CDS encoding ATP-binding protein — translation MLLENTPLHQQEEGIFAIVNQFNYGLELLEEPGEREHLARLNLIAGCKAKNSTAYATAVEYLKVAMLLLPINAWQSSYDLTLAVYESAAEAEYLNTNFESSKSLVDIILKNAKSPLEKVRTYEIQIQSYTAQNKFIEAIATGREALQLLDLTLPEDGNTQMIFDEYDQLQQMLVHQSIAALADMPEITDPKKLVALRILSGLFAPVYIAKPMLLPIKIFTMIKICIQSGNSPQAAVAYSLYGLFLCSIGAIEDGYSFGKLAIQLLDKFQNKELKSRVYLTFSLFIKHWKDSIKSTLGLFLDGLQSGLETGNLEYVGYCANCYSQFLFWSGENLENAVLEADKYCDLMQQLKQEVSLVWGNIWRQTVLNLQGEVVNPCCLIGKHFHEEEMLPTLIATNNINGICYVYLAKTLLAYLFGEYEPAWEYSQKFEQYEQGAAGLLIVPLRNFYQSLSLLALCSQVNEAQQQLYLQKVAENQAKMQEWANHAPVNYQHKYNLVLAEQARVTGDRVQAADYYEIAIQEAIANDYIQETAIANELAAKFYLEWGKEKAAEGYLQQAYYCYARWGAKAKTDDLEKRYPKLLKPILQQQEFYFNPLESITTIGSISTCATSSTNISDTLDLTCILKAAQTISSCIELDVLISSLTRIILENSGAKTSVLILPQEDIWQVRAITFIDQQSNSQTDVKTILDSQLLDTCQDIPIKLINYVKNTQETVIIDNCKTNIPGVIGEYMLLHQPQSVLCTPIINQGHLVGIIYLENQLNQGVFTTNRLQVINLLSSQAAIALENAKLYQQAGQALEDLQQAQLQIVQSEKMSALGNLVAGVAHEMNNPLGFIAASLKQAKPIFLDISEHLKLYQEKFSEPGDEIINHAEEIDLDYTLEDLPKIIDSMTMACERLENISTSLRTFSRADRDYKVPFNIHEGIDSTILILKHRLKANEHRPAIEVVTNYSNLPPVECFPGQLNQVFMNILANSIDALDESNTDRTFEDIKANPNRITITTSLKYQQVEVKIADNGVGMSESVKEKIFEHLFTTKGVGKGTGLGLAIAHSIVVEKHSGNLNVNSTPGEGTEFVISLPILAQTQS, via the coding sequence TTGTTGTTGGAAAATACACCTTTGCATCAGCAAGAGGAAGGCATTTTTGCGATCGTTAACCAATTCAATTACGGATTGGAGTTGTTGGAAGAACCTGGCGAACGAGAACATCTGGCCCGATTAAATCTAATAGCTGGTTGTAAAGCCAAAAACTCAACTGCTTATGCAACAGCAGTAGAATATTTAAAAGTTGCAATGCTTCTATTACCGATAAATGCTTGGCAAAGTAGCTACGATTTGACCCTTGCTGTTTACGAATCTGCGGCTGAAGCAGAATATCTGAATACAAACTTTGAGTCATCCAAATCATTAGTAGATATTATCCTCAAAAACGCCAAATCTCCATTAGAAAAAGTTCGTACTTATGAGATTCAAATCCAGTCTTATACGGCGCAAAATAAATTCATTGAAGCAATAGCCACAGGTAGAGAAGCACTCCAATTACTAGATTTGACCTTACCTGAAGATGGTAACACTCAAATGATTTTTGATGAATATGACCAGTTGCAACAAATGTTAGTTCATCAATCAATTGCAGCATTGGCAGATATGCCAGAAATAACCGATCCCAAAAAATTAGTCGCACTTCGCATTTTATCGGGTTTATTTGCCCCGGTTTATATAGCCAAACCGATGTTGCTGCCAATCAAGATTTTTACAATGATCAAAATTTGTATTCAATCTGGCAACTCACCACAGGCTGCTGTAGCTTACAGTCTCTATGGATTATTTTTGTGCAGTATTGGTGCAATTGAAGATGGATATAGCTTTGGTAAACTGGCAATACAACTTTTAGATAAATTTCAAAATAAAGAACTTAAAAGTAGAGTTTATCTCACATTTAGCCTATTTATTAAACACTGGAAAGATTCAATTAAATCCACGTTAGGTTTATTTTTAGATGGGTTACAAAGTGGATTAGAAACTGGAAATTTAGAATATGTTGGTTATTGTGCTAATTGCTATAGTCAGTTTCTCTTTTGGAGTGGAGAAAACCTAGAAAATGCAGTGCTGGAGGCAGATAAATATTGCGACCTAATGCAGCAACTTAAACAAGAAGTATCTCTAGTTTGGGGAAATATTTGGCGGCAGACAGTTTTAAATTTACAAGGAGAAGTGGTTAATCCCTGCTGTTTAATTGGTAAGCATTTTCACGAAGAAGAGATGTTACCAACTTTGATTGCAACTAACAATATTAATGGGATTTGTTATGTCTATCTAGCAAAAACTCTTCTAGCTTATCTTTTTGGCGAATACGAACCTGCTTGGGAATATTCCCAAAAATTTGAGCAGTATGAGCAGGGAGCAGCAGGCTTATTAATTGTTCCTTTGCGAAATTTCTATCAATCTTTGAGTTTGTTAGCTCTTTGTTCTCAGGTAAATGAAGCACAGCAACAGCTTTATCTCCAGAAAGTAGCTGAAAACCAAGCAAAAATGCAAGAATGGGCAAATCATGCGCCAGTCAATTATCAGCATAAGTACAATTTAGTTTTGGCTGAACAAGCTCGTGTAACTGGCGATCGCGTACAAGCCGCAGATTATTATGAAATCGCTATCCAAGAAGCGATCGCCAATGACTATATTCAGGAAACAGCAATCGCTAACGAGCTTGCTGCCAAATTTTACCTAGAATGGGGTAAAGAAAAAGCCGCAGAAGGATATCTGCAACAGGCATATTACTGCTATGCCCGTTGGGGAGCAAAAGCCAAAACTGATGATTTGGAAAAACGCTATCCCAAATTACTCAAACCCATTTTGCAACAGCAAGAATTCTACTTTAATCCCTTAGAAAGCATAACCACTATTGGCAGTATATCTACTTGCGCTACCAGCAGTACTAATATTTCTGATACTCTAGATTTGACCTGCATTCTCAAAGCCGCTCAAACTATCTCTAGTTGTATCGAATTAGATGTACTCATCAGCAGCCTCACCCGCATTATCCTAGAAAATTCAGGTGCAAAAACATCTGTATTAATTCTTCCTCAAGAAGATATTTGGCAAGTACGGGCAATTACCTTTATCGATCAACAGTCAAATTCTCAGACTGATGTCAAAACCATTCTTGATTCACAACTACTAGACACTTGTCAAGATATTCCCATAAAACTGATCAATTACGTTAAAAATACTCAAGAAACTGTCATCATAGATAATTGCAAAACAAATATTCCCGGTGTCATTGGGGAATATATGCTCCTACATCAACCTCAAAGTGTATTATGTACACCCATTATTAACCAAGGTCATTTGGTGGGGATTATCTACCTAGAAAATCAACTGAATCAAGGGGTATTTACTACTAATCGTTTACAAGTAATTAACCTACTATCTTCCCAAGCAGCAATTGCCTTAGAAAATGCCAAACTTTATCAGCAAGCCGGGCAAGCTTTAGAAGATTTGCAACAAGCTCAATTACAAATCGTCCAGAGCGAAAAAATGTCTGCATTGGGTAACTTAGTGGCTGGGGTAGCTCACGAAATGAATAATCCTTTGGGCTTTATTGCTGCCAGTCTCAAACAAGCAAAACCCATATTTCTTGATATTTCTGAACACTTAAAACTGTATCAAGAAAAGTTTTCCGAGCCGGGGGATGAAATCATCAACCATGCTGAAGAAATTGATTTAGATTATACATTAGAAGACTTACCCAAGATAATTGATTCGATGACTATGGCCTGTGAGAGGCTAGAAAATATTAGTACGAGCCTCCGAACTTTTTCTCGTGCCGATAGAGATTACAAAGTTCCATTTAACATTCACGAAGGGATTGATAGTACAATTCTAATTTTAAAACATCGTCTCAAAGCTAATGAACATCGTCCAGCAATTGAGGTAGTGACTAACTACAGTAACTTGCCGCCAGTTGAATGCTTTCCAGGGCAATTAAATCAAGTATTTATGAATATCCTAGCGAATTCTATTGATGCCTTGGATGAATCAAATACAGATCGGACATTTGAGGATATTAAAGCTAATCCGAATCGAATTACAATTACCACCTCCTTAAAATATCAACAGGTTGAAGTAAAGATTGCTGATAATGGGGTGGGGATGAGCGAGTCAGTCAAAGAAAAAATATTTGAGCATTTGTTTACTACTAAAGGTGTTGGTAAAGGAACGGGATTAGGATTAGCGATCGCTCATTCTATTGTTGTAGAAAAACACAGTGGCAATCTAAATGTAAATTCTACTCCAGGTGAAGGAACAGAATTTGTCATTAGCTTACCAATTCTGGCTCAAACTCAAAGTTAA
- a CDS encoding transposase, with the protein MAYSSNLTDAEWEIFEPLLQEILPTKKQTRPTNWPKRDIFNGILYQLKNGCNWQDLPKDFPPYSTVYWHYKQWRAAGVFEELMSVLHGQVREQVKKNRTGRR; encoded by the coding sequence ATGGCGTATTCCAGCAACCTCACTGATGCAGAATGGGAAATTTTTGAACCCTTATTGCAAGAGATATTACCGACTAAGAAGCAGACTCGACCGACCAACTGGCCAAAGCGAGATATCTTCAATGGAATTCTCTATCAACTAAAAAATGGATGCAATTGGCAAGACTTACCTAAAGACTTCCCGCCTTATTCCACCGTATATTGGCACTACAAACAGTGGCGAGCAGCAGGGGTATTTGAGGAACTGATGAGTGTATTACATGGACAAGTCCGTGAACAGGTAAAAAAAAACCGCACTGGACGACGTTGA